CCGGGGATATATCGCATAATTCTTTTATAATTTCCCAATCAAGAAAATTTTTTGAATTAATATTGTCGCCAATTTTTTTTAGGTCAATGCTAAGAGCACTTATATCGATTTCATCAAAAGCACTTTTTCCATTCAGGGCTATAATTTCGTAAGCATAAATAACATTTATACATTCATTTGTAATATCTACGGAATTTACTATAACCTGTTTTATTGATGAAGACGATATAGAAAAATTTTTTGATTTTTTAGATGAGTGTATGCTTGCAAGAAGATTTTTCATTTCATCTACTATCATACCTATTTCTTTTGCATATTTTTGCTCTTTTTTAGAATCAAGTTCTTTCATTATAGCCTCAAAAAGAACTTCCATTGAAGAAATTGTATCCCCTTTTTCAGTTAGTGCTTCAAGGGAGTCTAAAAAAGAAATAAATTCTGGCTTTTCTGGAAATCCTAAATCAGAAGCTTCGATTAAGGCGTTTTGTAGTAATTTTAGGCCTTCATATATTTTTTTTGCTTCTTCTACATTGAAACCTTTTCCAGATTCCTGCCATTTTTTTAGCATTCCTTCAAATATGTGGACAAAATGAGACAGGGCATCTAATCCAAGAAAACCGCTAGCTCCTTTTATTGTATGAAGGCATCTAAAAATAGCATTTACACCTGTATGATGACATACTATTTGATTTGAGCCGGTTTCCATTTCTATTTGTTCTAAAACATCTATGGATCCGATCTGATCAAGAGCCTCATCTACAAGAGACAGACTATCTTGAATAAATTCTTCAAGCATTGTTACATCTATATTCATATTTCCTCATCTTTCCTCACATTAATTTCTATTAAAGATACAATGATACAATCTATTATTTTTCAATCTTTTTCACTGCTTTATGAAAAATGCCCTTTTCTATAATCTCTATAAAGCCTTATCAAAAATATCTATGCCTAATGCGTCAATAACTTTTTGGGTATCACTCAAGCTGCCTATAATCACTTTTTCGGGGATAGGATTAGATATAATCAAAGTTGGAGTTACAAATACGTCATTTTTAAGCGCCGCTTGAAAATCTTTCAAAACATCGACTACTTCAATGTAATACATCTCTTTAATATAGCTTTCACATATTTTAATAAGATTCTTTTTTGCAAGCTGGGATTTAGGCTCATTGCCAGCCAAAAATAGCTTCATAATATATTTTTTTTGATTGTAGCTATTATGAACAGTAACATCGCTATTGCTCATTTTACGGTCTCCTTCAACATATAAATCTATATACAAATTTAAATATTTTTCTTTAATTATCTTCGCCTCTTAGCGATGCTTTAACTTTACGAATTTCATCGTTCATTTCTTCTTCAAGCTTCATTCCTTTTAAAACTTCTTCTTTAAGAATAATTTCAGCTTCTACAGAATCAATATAAGATTTAAGAGCGGATCTTCTATGTTCAATTTCATTTTCTAATTTACTCAGCTCTTGGAATCTTAATCTTTTTTCTGCTTCTTCTTTTGCCTCCTGTTCTTTTCTAGCGATGCCTGTAAGAACGCTTCCTTTGCCGATATATACATCAAAGATATCAATGCCATTCTGGGTTATTTGAAATTCTCTATATTGATTTGAATGGCAAGATCCTCTTGATTTAAGCACCATAACCATACGGTTAATTTCGCCTCCTGATTCAATCATTCCAAGAAAAATAGAGGTATCAACCATAGAGGACACCTCGTTACCACTAAGCTGCTGAACATTCATTCCTTCTGTAGTTTGATTAATAAGAATAGATGTTATATTTCTTTCCTTACAAAAATTCATAAGTCTTATAATATAATCAAAAGCAGCTCGTTCTGAGCCCATTCTTATACAAGCGGATATGGCATCAACTACAATATGATTCGGCTTGAACTTATTAATTGTAGAAAGTGCCGCAACAAGATGCTCCTCAACTCCCATAGCTTCAGGAAGGTTAGTCATAAAACGTAAGTAATTTTCTTTTATTCCTGAAAAAAGATCAATACCAGGACTTTTCATATTTTCAATAATAGCTTCTTCTGATTCTTCAAAACCAATATAAAGAATCCGTTCATGCATTTTATAAAACTGATTTATAATTTGACATGTTAATGTAGTTTTTCCAGCGCCACTTGACCCGGCAATCAGAACACATGAAGCTCTTCTAATTCCTCCTCCAAGCATTGAATCCAATACAGAAATACCTGTCGACATATGTTCGCCCAGGGCTTTATGTTTAAGACCTGCTGATGAAACAGGTATAATCTTAATCCCTTCATCCGTTATGACATAAGGATATTCATTTCTTCCGAAGCCCGAGCCTCTATATTTAGTTATTCTAAATCTTCGTATAGAAAGTTGATTATCTACCCTTTGATCAAGATAAATTACGCAATCAGCCATAAAATCAATAAAATCATACCTCATTGGCGTTTGATGACCCATTAATGTCTTAATGGTCATAATTGTAGATATTTTTTTATCCATAAGCCATGAATGAAGGCTTAAAAGTTCATCCCGCTCCTTAGATATATTTTTAAATATATAAAGAATAACATCAATCCCATCTAAAACTACTCGATTTGAACCCATTTCTT
The window above is part of the Desulfobacterales bacterium genome. Proteins encoded here:
- a CDS encoding circadian clock protein KaiB (Decreases the phosphorylation of KaiC, a component of the main circadian regulator in cyanobacteria), whose product is MSNSDVTVHNSYNQKKYIMKLFLAGNEPKSQLAKKNLIKICESYIKEMYYIEVVDVLKDFQAALKNDVFVTPTLIISNPIPEKVIIGSLSDTQKVIDALGIDIFDKAL
- the kaiC gene encoding circadian clock protein KaiC, coding for MAKQEILKEKTNIDGLDAMLNGGLPKGRTTVISGGPGCGKSLIALEFIYRGALEGIPGIFVTFEEKAEAIRQNAMTLGWDIAALEEQGKLFILEAIINPKTTIIGDFDLSSLKLVVEGKLQEMGSNRVVLDGIDVILYIFKNISKERDELLSLHSWLMDKKISTIMTIKTLMGHQTPMRYDFIDFMADCVIYLDQRVDNQLSIRRFRITKYRGSGFGRNEYPYVITDEGIKIIPVSSAGLKHKALGEHMSTGISVLDSMLGGGIRRASCVLIAGSSGAGKTTLTCQIINQFYKMHERILYIGFEESEEAIIENMKSPGIDLFSGIKENYLRFMTNLPEAMGVEEHLVAALSTINKFKPNHIVVDAISACIRMGSERAAFDYIIRLMNFCKERNITSILINQTTEGMNVQQLSGNEVSSMVDTSIFLGMIESGGEINRMVMVLKSRGSCHSNQYREFQITQNGIDIFDVYIGKGSVLTGIARKEQEAKEEAEKRLRFQELSKLENEIEHRRSALKSYIDSVEAEIILKEEVLKGMKLEEEMNDEIRKVKASLRGEDN